The following are from one region of the Candidatus Effluviviaceae Genus V sp. genome:
- a CDS encoding AAA family ATPase, with translation MPRLVVASTREGAGKTSVIVGAARALDKPVGYMKPFGDRILYKKKRLWDYDSALVFGVLGIDESPEQMSIGFDHSKLRFMYDAESTGEKLTELIEQVESGNEVVFVEAGKDLSFGGSVHLDALSVARHAGAELVLVASGGEDEVLDDLRFFKQHVDIGDVPMKGVIVNQVKDLEDFQATCRPFLDELDVPLLGVLPYRAELTYPSVGFLSGVLFAKVLAGEEGMNRTVKHILVGAMDADAARREPIFSEDQLLVITSGDRSDMILAALEADTVGIVLSNNVMPPANIISQVAERGVPLLLAAEHTYRVAKRVDDVERLLTKDESEKIAILTDMAREHLDLSALTG, from the coding sequence TCGACAAGCCGGTCGGTTACATGAAGCCGTTCGGGGACCGGATCCTCTACAAGAAGAAACGTCTGTGGGACTACGACTCGGCGCTCGTGTTCGGCGTCCTCGGGATCGACGAGTCGCCGGAACAGATGAGCATCGGGTTCGACCATTCGAAGCTCCGGTTCATGTATGATGCTGAGTCGACGGGCGAGAAGCTGACCGAGCTCATCGAGCAGGTCGAGTCCGGCAACGAGGTCGTCTTCGTCGAGGCGGGCAAGGACCTGAGCTTCGGAGGGTCGGTGCATCTGGACGCCCTCTCCGTCGCGAGGCACGCCGGCGCCGAGCTCGTGCTCGTGGCCAGCGGTGGAGAGGACGAGGTGCTGGACGATCTGCGCTTCTTCAAGCAACACGTCGATATCGGAGACGTGCCGATGAAAGGCGTCATCGTCAACCAGGTCAAGGACCTCGAGGACTTCCAGGCGACCTGCCGGCCGTTCCTGGATGAGCTGGATGTTCCGCTCCTCGGAGTCCTCCCGTACCGGGCCGAGCTCACCTACCCATCGGTCGGGTTCCTGTCCGGCGTTCTCTTCGCCAAGGTTCTTGCCGGGGAAGAGGGTATGAACCGCACCGTGAAGCACATCCTCGTCGGAGCGATGGACGCCGACGCCGCGCGTCGGGAGCCGATCTTCTCTGAGGACCAGCTCCTCGTCATCACGAGCGGCGACCGGAGCGACATGATCCTCGCCGCCCTCGAGGCGGACACGGTCGGTATCGTGCTCTCGAACAACGTCATGCCGCCCGCGAATATCATCTCGCAGGTCGCCGAGCGCGGGGTCCCGCTGCTCCTGGCCGCGGAGCACACCTACCGCGTGGCAAAGCGCGTCGACGACGTCGAGCGTCTCCTGACCAAGGACGAGTCGGAGAAGATCGCCATCCTCACGGACATGGCCCGCGAGCATCTCGATCTCAGCGCTCTGACCGGATAG